The DNA segment AAGGGATTGCTCCGGTTCGGTAATACCCTTATTCTTATCGTAAAAGCCGGTTACTCCGGGAGGCGGGTAATAATCGATGTTTTCCTGAGTATTGGCGACGGCGGCTTTAAATTCCGATGTTGTCACCTCGTTAGGAACGGCCGTTTTCAAGGTGTCACGCCAGAGCGACTGGATCAAATCCAGAGCCGCGATATTTATTTCGATACTGTCACCTCGGGGTGATTCCACCCACAAACGAGCATAATTTATCTGGGACCAGATGGGGGTACCGACCACGGTGTCGACGGAGGCCGAGTCTTTAAGGGGAATACGGAAAGTCCGCCATTGATGGAAATCGGATCCCTCGACATAGAAGTCGCGCGAGGAGAGGTCGATTTTGTATGAGAAATAACTGTTTTCCTTATCGATACCGCCGTTTCCCGAAATATCTTCACCATCGGGACGAGTGCGATCGGCATCCTCCTTATTTCCCTCCGTGCCGTTTATATGAGAATAATCATATTTATTGGTATAATTCCAATCATCGCCGTTCGGATCGGGATTAGTAAGGGCGTTATAGCCGGTTTCGGCGGAATCTACTTTTCCGTCCAATCCGACATCTTCACCGGGATCATACAAGCGGTTCCGATAGCCGCCGGCGCTGGGAATGTCTTCTTCGTCATCGGCGCCATTGCCGTTGACATCCTCGGAGATTCGGCCCAGATCAATATGAAGAATGCCTTCATAGCCGCGCACCCGGAGTTCCAGTAATTGTGTAGGGTCCTGATTGGCCGATCCGAGAGGAAGATAGCGCATAATACCGGCCCAGGCGCTGTCCGGACCCTGGCTGACGGCCGCAGAATCCGGTGTTTCTCCCCAACGTTTGTCAACTCTCCCGGGATTGAAAACAAGAGACAGAGTCTGTGTGCCGCTCTCCTGAGCGGAAACCTCTCTGTTCCAAATTTCACGCGTCGCAATCAGATCATAAGGATTGAACCAGATTATGTTGCCGCGATAACGGGTAGCGGTATCCAGAACAGCCGGCTTTGATGATGCCGTCCAGGTGGAGCGCAGAACCCCGAGGGAATAGGAATCGCGCGTTCCCTCAAAATCATCGAGATAGGCGACACCATCGACATTGGGATTGGGGTATGATTTGGCGACTTCCCCGGATATCATGAGATTGGAATTGGCATTCGTGGAATAGAGAGGAAGAAGGTTGACAACTTTCGATAGAAAATTCGGCTGCATTTTGAAAGTGCCGTCGGCATCGAGAACGGTGGCCCGGGATGTTTCCTGGCCGATTTTGGGCTTACGATCGGTGGCTTTATCCGATTTGTATAGATAGGTGGAACCGAGTTTCAGATTGTTGTTGACCTCATATTCACCTCGAATTCCAAAGAGGGATTTCTTTTCGGCAGAGATAAAAGGAGTATACTCGTATTCTATATTAATATTGGAATTGGGGTCAATGGCGTCTTCTTTGAGAAATCTTATCTGCCCGAAGTCGTATTGAATATCGTAATCTTCGCCTTTGACCAGGGCAACACCATTGACGGTGATTCGTTCCGAGCCTTCGATAATATTGGGCCGCCCCAAACTTATCTCGGTCAAGCGACTGCGATTGCTGACCTCAATATAATATTTGCTGTGCGAGACAATATCGAGATAGCTGCTGCCAAGCGAATCAATTTCGGGAACTTTTTCGTCAAGCGTCTTTCCGCCGAAACCGATGGTGTCATTAAAGGGATTACGGCTGGGAAAAATCAGGAGACCGCGCATGGGGTCAACGAGATTGGTATTGTCCACATCGGTCCGATTATCCTTATCCCCCGTATTAGATGGACCGGTTTGATCCAGGCCGAGAATCTGAATATAGGGAGTACCGTTTTGATTATCGAGATTACTGTTATCTCCTTCGGTACTACTGCCGCCCTTGAAAACTTTTATATCGAGGCCGCTAACATCGATATTTGTGCTGTTAAGATAATAGACATTTCGCCAGAGATATTTCCAGGTTTTCTGGCCATAGTACGGACTGGCGCTTTTAATCAATTTCAAACTGTAGGGCAGTTTGGAGATATCGCCGTATATGGTCGAATCACCATTCGAATGTTTAACGACCATATATACGCCGATCATTCCCTGAGAGCCGCCATTGGCGGCTTCGAAGATAACAGCATAGTATGGCCGGTACTGGTCGAATTCATCGCGGTTCAATTCCTGGACATTTTCAGAATATCCTGATTCGCTGGTGTACGCGGGATTGGCCGTGTCGCTCGGATCCACCCAGAAATTCGCCTTGAGTTTGGCGGTATTATCGTTACCGTACGTTATGACCACCTTGAAAACTCTTAGATTGGTGATAACGTCGCCTTTCTTGAATTCGCTGGGTAAACCCAAATCGAATATGCGGCCATCGGCGTACTGGTAATCGCGGACATAAGTTTTATTGCTACTGCCGGTCGCGGTGATGGAATTGCGCTCGGTAGTCCCCTTTTCCTGGCTGGCGATGGCGGTCAAATTAAGGCCGCCGACCTGAGCCTGAGTCTTGATACCGAAAAGACCCTGAATCCGCGACGAATATCCGACAAACTGGGTATTGGGTAAGGAAAGAGTGGTATTGCCGGCCTCAATGGTCTTGATGATGTCATCTTCGTCGCCCTTATATCGAATAATGATGCGATTGGCAAGAGGGATATCGGTTTTGGAATCTTGAGAGACCGAGACGGAAATCTTGGAGCCGATGGTGCCGTTAATGTCGAACCGGGAGACCTGCTCCATATTTAGAGACGGAAATTTGTTTTGGCGGAAAGTTGCAGTGGAGGTGCGATCGTCCCACTGGGATCGGCCCGAAAATGTTATCATATGAGAGCCCGAGACCTTCAGCCCTGCTCCGCCCTCACCGAAGAGAGATTCAATCGCTTTTGATTTCAGGGGGATATTTACCGCAAGAAGCCCTCCGGCTTTCTGCTTCTGCTCTTTGGTTAGCGCCTGAGCCCGATATTCGCCAAGTTTGGAGGAGAGATAATACTCGCGGCGATAATTCATGTAGTCGTGAGCATCGACAGCGCGGGGAACGTAAGGACTGCTGATATCGCCATGTTTAAAATATTGGCCGGTGAATGTAATAGTGTTCTGTTGATAACTCCCTTCGGTAGCCCGAATGGGGGATTGATAGGGGCGCTTGAAGTCCGGCAACCTGAAATTGGTCATAGAAATGATTGTTTGAACAGGTTCTGAGGGATAGGGAGCAACAAAGCCCTGAGGGGTATTCA comes from the Candidatus Zixiibacteriota bacterium genome and includes:
- a CDS encoding conserved hypothetical protein (Evidence 4 : Unknown function but conserved in other organisms) — translated: MTNFRLPDFKRPYQSPIRATEGSYQQNTITFTGQYFKHGDISSPYVPRAVDAHDYMNYRREYYLSSKLGEYRAQALTKEQKQKAGGLLAVNIPLKSKAIESLFGEGGAGLKVSGSHMITFSGRSQWDDRTSTATFRQNKFPSLNMEQVSRFDINGTIGSKISVSVSQDSKTDIPLANRIIIRYKGDEDDIIKTIEAGNTTLSLPNTQFVGYSSRIQGLFGIKTQAQVGGLNLTAIASQEKGTTERNSITATGSSNKTYVRDYQYADGRIFDLGLPSEFKKGDVITNLRVFKVVITYGNDNTAKLKANFWVDPSDTANPAYTSESGYSENVQELNRDEFDQYRPYYAVIFEAANGGSQGMIGVYMVVKHSNGDSTIYGDISKLPYSLKLIKSASPYYGQKTWKYLWRNVYYLNSTNIDVSGLDIKVFKGGSSTEGDNSNLDNQNGTPYIQILGLDQTGPSNTGDKDNRTDVDNTNLVDPMRGLLIFPSRNPFNDTIGFGGKTLDEKVPEIDSLGSSYLDIVSHSKYYIEVSNRSRLTEISLGRPNIIEGSERITVNGVALVKGEDYDIQYDFGQIRFLKEDAIDPNSNINIEYEYTPFISAEKKSLFGIRGEYEVNNNLKLGSTYLYKSDKATDRKPKIGQETSRATVLDADGTFKMQPNFLSKVVNLLPLYSTNANSNLMISGEVAKSYPNPNVDGVAYLDDFEGTRDSYSLGVLRSTWTASSKPAVLDTATRYRGNIIWFNPYDLIATREIWNREVSAQESGTQTLSLVFNPGRVDKRWGETPDSAAVSQGPDSAWAGIMRYLPLGSANQDPTQLLELRVRGYEGILHIDLGRISEDVNGNGADDEEDIPSAGGYRNRLYDPGEDVGLDGKVDSAETGYNALTNPDPNGDDWNYTNKYDYSHINGTEGNKEDADRTRPDGEDISGNGGIDKENSYFSYKIDLSSRDFYVEGSDFHQWRTFRIPLKDSASVDTVVGTPIWSQINYARLWVESPRGDSIEINIAALDLIQSLWRDTLKTAVPNEVTTSEFKAAVANTQENIDYYPPPGVTGFYDKNKGITEPEQSLALHYENLVNGDTGIARKILFDTPNLMGYRTLKMFVHGDTGTVHQNILFFFRVGPDSLNYYEFHTVLEPGWSEKNNVVIDFNAITGIKEYLNKSRASSQSNLPYDTTVGNYRIFGQPNITKIKYLACGVVNLDTTQAVTGDVWVDELRLDNVRRDVGTAARVTASGNLADLLSYSAGVNFQNSYFRQISSSTRGGSADNLGSGHSVTSYNFGINFGIDKFLPRALNASIPVSLTYSKSTDVPLLRFGSDIILPTELRDSESSVGISRSLSVSESMNLKTRNPFFSLLLNRIRSNFSYNRSQGRSPAAPYSFNENYHVGSRYELTFTNVPGIKPFFWTKPIPLLNKLSGNHFYLLPNTFSTSGDFNRTLSLSENSSKYKSSSFRRDFRYDMRLSYKISENLNFNYNLDSKRDMTDPNTVRLKLSDLHLGKETNYSENFGASYAPNLFPFFTHRFNFSTAYREDLNIIDNTLNIGATKSYGISGDFSIGKMFPGNKGNADARVVTRRGVTKVEKKKNILDQIFAPINTIMHMLTGWINPITYEYNQRYNYSYTGLKSRATWKFRFGITESVGAPIDSSSTTQGRSTFTSKNTGISLGTGFDFLGGIRTDISYSKKINKDIIKPISPQKDIQTSFPDIRFSIRPLKTFKLLNPLIRRFNPRTGYSKSRSETINLQTGFKVVDRTSTTQRPLLSFSFDLLNGLSVAVNSDKAVTEEKYYNSDNGRVTTKKRDRTTNQSISAKYSFSAPTGIKIPFLGRMKFNSTMSISVDINFRKQRLESAIEDNPLASSGERTDFSVIPNISYTFSSQIRGGISGRWQDTNDISQQTKTHAREVRIWVDIRF